Proteins from a genomic interval of Thunnus maccoyii chromosome 1, fThuMac1.1, whole genome shotgun sequence:
- the madd gene encoding MAP kinase-activating death domain protein isoform X8 yields MEKKKMCPRLLDYLVVVGARQPSSDSVAQTPQLLRRYPLEDHHDFPLPPDVVFFCQPEGCLSIRQRRVSLRDDSSFVFTLTDKDSGITRYGICVNFYRSFQRGHHRTRGDKSSHTETAAQGAETTSEGLDGSGGGPASTLAPPNNAESAPQPASGEETGQPGAEPNAGKSPQHRRSAAKMAARNRNSTLTSLCILSHYPFFSTFRECLYILKRLVDCCSQRLTQRAGLPRATQRDTMWRVFTGALSVEEKGSQLLADLREIESWVYRLLRSPVPVAGQRRVDVEMLPHELKRPLTFALPDNSRFSMVDFPLHLPLELLGVDACLQVLSCVLLEHKVILQSRDYNALSMSVMAFVAMIYPLEYMFPVIPLLPTCMASAEQLLLAPTPYIIGVPASFFLYKSDFKMPDDLWLVDLDSSKVIAPTNAEILPPLPEPEAGELKKHLKQALASMSLNTQPILNLEKFQEGQEIPLLPPGRDKASPSSTEFNPLIYGNDVDSVDVATRVAMVRFFNSPNVLQGFQMHTRTLRLFPRPVVAFQSSSFLASRPRRSCFADKLSHTQAVEFYGEWALNPTNLAFQRIHNNVFDPSLIGDKPKWYAHQLQPVVYRVYDGSSQLVEAMAGPLEDEGNESDPTDSGSDSEAYDDSSSSYSSLGDLVSEMIQGDIQGDTPSLEPHTHAALGDASEVEFQDFQDIREGQSSEGPPSGDGPAEPSDGQPLRSSSSTTASSSPSTIIQGVNHEQGEAPEMEALPSAALQNPVPGLGSQPFLRAPADAGLVDPANKKQEYDNPYFEPQYGFPSEDDPDAEEQVESYTPRFNQNLNGNKAQRPLRPSSLRLPGESDGEGDSRNSSPNSTISNSSNDGFGGLMSFASNLYKNHGTSFSLSNLALPNKAAREKSTPFPSLKGARAPRALVDQKSSVIKHSPTVKRESPSPQGRVNNTSENQQFLKEVVQSVLDGQGVGWLNMKKVRRLLENEQLRVFVLSKLNRAVQSEEDARQEIIRDVEVSRKVYKGMLDILKCTVSSLEHSYTNAGLGGMASVFSLLEIARTHYQTKDPEKRKRSPTDSAGSPGSKESPSGRMETARPQGLLNIPHLQLPHHATGRGARHFDTRSLNEENFIASIELWSKHQDKQKAMEKPQNCVYPSGSEGAKQQRPQVTDAEEKKSQISADSGLSVTSGSQKSDTESVTSSEPPILTRSTSQDSEASTVISNSSGETLGADSDLSSTAGDGLGGRTAPHLTQSRGTLSDSEIETNPATSAVFGKTHTLKPGAKDHLPAMAKGPPPQPMEDISMRIYLCEGLLGRDKSSVWDQLEDAAMETFSLSKERSTLWDQVQFWEDAYLDAVMLEREGMGMDQGPQEMIERYLSLGDHDRKRLEDDEDRLLATLLYNMIAYMLMMKVSKNDIRKKVRRLMGKSHIGLTYSQEINELLDKLAQMNGRELSIRPSGSRHIKKQTFVVHAGTDTTGDIFFMEVCDDCIVLRSNIGTVYERWWYEKLINMTYCPKTKVLCLWRRNGQETQLNKFYTKKCRELYYCVKDSMERAAARQQSIKPGPELGGEFPVQDMKTGEGGLLQVTLEGINLKFMHSQVFIELSHIKKCNTVKGVFVLEEFVPETKEVVIHKYKTPMAHQICYSVLCLFSYVAAVKGKEAEGKPKILSPRPLPS; encoded by the exons atggagaaaaagaaaatgtgccCTCGCCTTCTCGACTACTTGGTGGTGGTCGGAGCAAG GCAACCAAGTAGTGATAGTGTGGCTCAGACCCCACAGCTCCTCCGCCGCTACCCACTGGAAGACCACCACGACTTTCCACTCCCACCAGACGTGGTGTTCTTCTGCCAACCAGAGGGCTGCCTGAGCATACGCCAGCGTAGGGTCAGCCTGCGTGACGACTCCTCATTTGTTTTCACTCTGACCGACAAGGACTCAGGAATCACTCGCTATGGAATCTGCGTCAACTTCTACCGCTCTTTTCAGCGAGGGCATCACCGTACCCGCGGGGACAAGAgcagtcacacagagacagcagcacAAGGGGCGGAAACCACGAGCGAGGGGCTCGACGGCAGCGGCGGAGGCCCGGCTTCCACGTTAGCGCCGCCTAACAACGCCGAGTCAGCGCCCCAGCCTGCCTCTGGAGAAGAAACCGGACAACCGGGTGCCGAGCCGAACGCCGGAAAATCCCCGCAGCACAGACGAAGCGCGGCTAAGATGGCAGCCAGGAACCGCAACAGCACGCTGACCTCGCTGTGCATACTCAGCCACTACCCCTTCTTCTCCACCTTTAGGGAATGCCTATATATTCTCAAGAGGCTGGTGGACTGCTGCAGTCAGAGGCTAACACAGCGTGCCGGGCTCCCCCGCGCCACCCAGAG GGACACCATGTGGCGAGTGTTCACCGGGGCGCTGTCGGTGGAAGAGAAAGGCAGCCAGCTGCTGGCAGACCTGCGGGAGATTGAATCCTGGGTGTACCGGTTGCTGCGTTCACCTGTGCCAGTGGCGGGTCAGAGGCGCGTGGATGTGGAAATGCTTCCCCACGAACTCAAACGGCCTCTCACCTTTGCACTGCCTGACAACTCCCGCTTCTCCATGGTCGACTTCCCCCTCCACCTGCCCTTAGAGCTGCTGGGTGTGGACGCCTGTCTGCAGGTTCTCAGCTGTGTCCTGCTAGAGCACAAG gTTATTCTTCAATCCAGAGATTACAACGCTTTGTCTATGAGTGTAATGGCCTTTGTGGCCATGATCTACCCTCTGGAGTACATGTTCCCCGTCATCCCCTTACTGCCGACATGCATGGCCTCAGCTGAACAG CTCCTTCTTGCCCCCACTCCCTACATTATAGGTGTGCCAGCTAGCTTCTTCCTCTACAAATCTGATTTCAAAATGCCAGATGATCTGTGGCTTGTGGACCTTGACAGCAGCAAG gTTATAGCACCCACCAATGCAGAGATTCTACCACCTCTTCCAGAGCCTGAAGCCGGCGAGCTTAAGAAACATCTGAAGCAG GCCTTGGCCAGTATGAGTTTGAACACCCAACCCATTCTGAACCTGGAGAAGTTCCAGGAAGGTCAGGAGATACCCCTGCTCCCACCTGGACGAGATAAAGCTTCACCATCCTCCACGGAGTTCAACCCCCTGATTTATGGCAACGATGTTGATTCTGTGGATGTAGCCACCAG GGTTGCCATGGTACGGTTCTTCAACTCCCCGAATGTTCTCCAGGGGTTCCAGATGCACACTCGGACCTTACGTCTCTTCCCCCGCCCTGTGGTGGCTTTTCAGTCGTCGTCTTTTCTTGCATCTCGGCCACGGCGTTCTTGCTTTGCAGATAAACTGTCTCACACCCAGGCAGTGGAGTTCTATGGAGAGTGGGCTTTGAATCCCACCAATCTCGCCTTTCAGAGGATACATAACA ATGTGTTTGACCCCTCCTTAATTGGTGACAAACCCAAGTGGTATGCTCACCAGCTACAGCCAGTGGTCTACCGGGTGTACGATGGAAGCTCCCAGCTGGTTGAGGCTATGGCTGGTCCTTTAGAGGACGAGGGCAACGAATCTGACCCCACAGACAG TGGAAGTGACAGTGAGGCATACGATGACTCCAGCTCTTCCTACTCCTCACTTGGAGACCTTGTGAGTGAGATGATCCAAGGAGACATCCAGGGAGACACGCCGA GCTTAGAACCACATACCCATGCTGCACTTGGAGATGCAAGTGAGGTCGAGTTTCAAGATTTCCAGGACATCAGGGAAGGCCAGAGCTCAGAGGGTCCACCCAGTGGGGACGGACCTGCCGAACCTTCTGATGGACAACCCCTTCGCTCAAGCTCCAGCACAACTGCAAGCTCAAGTCCCAGCACAATCATCCAGGGGGTCAACCAT GAGCAAGGGGAAGCACCTGAAATGGAGGCATTACCAAGTGCCGCCTTACAGAATCCTGTCCCAGGACTGGGCAGCCAGCCGTTCCTCAGAGCTCCAGCTGATGCTGGCCTGGTGGACCCAgccaacaaaaaacaagagtATGACAACCCATACTTTGAGCCTCAGTATGGCTTCCCCTCTGAGGATGACCCTGATGCGGAAGAGCAAGTGGAGTCATACACCCCTCGATTCAACCAGAACCTCAATGGCAACAA GGCACAGCGTCCTTTACGTCCCAGTAGTCTGAGGCTCCCCGGTGAGTCTGACGGGGAGGGAGATTCCCGCAACAGCTCGCCAAACTCCACTATTTCCAACAGCAGCAATGATGGATTTGGAGGACTCATGTCCTTTGCTA GCAACCTTTACAAGAACCATGGCACCAGTTTCAGCCTGTCCAATCTCGCTCTTCCCAACAAAGCAGCGAGGGAGAAATCAACGCCTTTCCCGAGTTTAAAAG GCGCACGTGCACCTCGGGCACTCGTGGATCAGAAGTCTTCTGTAATCAAGCACAGTCCAACAGTGAAGAGAGAGTCGCCCTCTCCTCAGGGTCGCGTCAACAACACAAG CGAGAACCAGCAGTTCTTAAAGGAAGTGGTGCAGAGTGTCCTGGACGGACAGGGAGTCGGCTGGCTCAACATGAAGAAAGTGCGCCGCCTGCTGGAGAACGAGCAGCTTCGTGTCTTTGTGCTCAGCAAGCTGAACAGAGCCGTGCAGTCGGAGGAAGACGCCAGACAGGAGATCATACGTGATGTG GAGGTGAGCCGAAAGGTGTACAAAGGCATGCTGGACATCTTGAAGTGCACAGTTTCCAGTCTGGAGCACTCCTACACTAATGCAGGCCTTGGAGGAATGGCTAGTGTATTCAGCTTATTGGAGATTGCACGCACACATTATCAAACCAAAG ACCCAGAAAAACGCAAGCGAAGCCCCACAGACAGTGCTGGAAGCCCAGGGAGTAAAGAGAGTCCTTCTGGTCGTATGGAGACCGCCAGACCTCAGGGCCTTCTGAATATTCCTCACCTGCAGCTGCCGCACCACGCAACGGGCAGAGGAGCCCGCCATTTTGATACGCGGAGTCTGAACGAGGAGAACTTTATTGCCTCGATTG AATTGTGGAGCAAGCACCAGGATAAGCAAAAAGCTATGGAAAAACCACAGA ATTGTGTGTATCCCTCAGGGTCTGAAGGAGCGAAGCAGCAGCGCCCCCAGGTGACTgatgcagaggagaagaaatCACAGATTAGTGCTGATAGCGGTCTCAGCGTCACATCTGGATCTCAG AAGAGCGACACAGAGTCTGTAACGAGCTCAGAGCCTCCGATCCTGACGAGAAGCACCAGCCAGGACTCAGAGGCTAGCACAGTG ataAGCAATAGCTCTGGAGAGACTCTGGGAGCTGACAGTGACCTGAGCAGCACAGCAGGAGACGGCCTTGGTGGGAGAACTGCTCCTCATTTAACTCAGTCCAGAGGGACGCTTTCTGACAGCGAGATTGAAACCAACCCGGCCACCAGTGCAGTGTTT GGAAAGACCCACACACTGAAACCAGGTGCAAAAGATCATTTACCTGCTATGGCAAAGGGACCGCCCCCCCAACCCATGGAGGACATCAGTATGAGGATCTACCTGTGTGAAGGCCTGCTGG GCCGCGATAAGAGCTCCGTTTGGGATCAACTAGAAGATGCTGCCATGGAAACCTTTTCTCTAA GTAAGGAGCGCTCCACACTGTGGGACCAGGTGCAGTTCTGGGAGGATGCCTATTTAGATGCCGTCATGTTGGAGCGTGAGGGGATGGGGATGGACCAGGGACCTCAGGAGATGATCGAAAG ATACCTGTCACTGGGAGACCACGACCGCAAGCGTCTGGAGGATGATGAGGACAGACTTCTGGCTACCCTGCTGTACAATATGATAGCATACATGCTAATGATGAAA gTGAGTAAAAATGACATCCGGAAGAAAGTGAGGCGTTTGATGGGGAAGTCCCACATCGGCCTCACATACAGCCAAGAGATCAATGAGTTGCTGGACAAACTGGCCCAAATG AACGGCCGCGAGCTGTCCATCAGGCCCAGCGGAAGCCGTCACATCAAGAAGCAAACATTTGTCGTTCACGCCGGCACCGACACCACAGGAGACATCTTTTTCATGGAG GTGTGCGACGACTGCATAGTCCTGCGCAGCAACATCGGCACGGTTTACGAGCGCTGGTGGTACGAGAAGCTCATCAACATGACTTACTGCCCCAAGACCAAGGTGCTGTGCCTCTGGAGACGCAACGGCCAAGAGACACAGCTCAACAAGTTTTATACCAAAAAG TGTCGTGAACTCTACTACTGTGTTAAAGACAGTATGGAAAGAGCTGCAGCAAGACAGCAAAGCATTAAACCAG GTCCTGAGCTGGGCGGAGAGTTCCCCGTCCAGGACATGAAAACTGGTGAAGGGGGACTGCTGCAGGTCACGCTGGAAGGAATCAACCTGAAATTCATGCACAGCCAG
- the madd gene encoding MAP kinase-activating death domain protein isoform X2 — protein MEKKKMCPRLLDYLVVVGARQPSSDSVAQTPQLLRRYPLEDHHDFPLPPDVVFFCQPEGCLSIRQRRVSLRDDSSFVFTLTDKDSGITRYGICVNFYRSFQRGHHRTRGDKSSHTETAAQGAETTSEGLDGSGGGPASTLAPPNNAESAPQPASGEETGQPGAEPNAGKSPQHRRSAAKMAARNRNSTLTSLCILSHYPFFSTFRECLYILKRLVDCCSQRLTQRAGLPRATQRDTMWRVFTGALSVEEKGSQLLADLREIESWVYRLLRSPVPVAGQRRVDVEMLPHELKRPLTFALPDNSRFSMVDFPLHLPLELLGVDACLQVLSCVLLEHKVILQSRDYNALSMSVMAFVAMIYPLEYMFPVIPLLPTCMASAEQLLLAPTPYIIGVPASFFLYKSDFKMPDDLWLVDLDSSKVIAPTNAEILPPLPEPEAGELKKHLKQALASMSLNTQPILNLEKFQEGQEIPLLPPGRDKASPSSTEFNPLIYGNDVDSVDVATRVAMVRFFNSPNVLQGFQMHTRTLRLFPRPVVAFQSSSFLASRPRRSCFADKLSHTQAVEFYGEWALNPTNLAFQRIHNNVFDPSLIGDKPKWYAHQLQPVVYRVYDGSSQLVEAMAGPLEDEGNESDPTDSGSDSEAYDDSSSSYSSLGDLVSEMIQGDIQGDTPSLEPHTHAALGDASEVEFQDFQDIREGQSSEGPPSGDGPAEPSDGQPLRSSSSTTASSSPSTIIQGVNHEQGEAPEMEALPSAALQNPVPGLGSQPFLRAPADAGLVDPANKKQEYDNPYFEPQYGFPSEDDPDAEEQVESYTPRFNQNLNGNKAQRPLRPSSLRLPGESDGEGDSRNSSPNSTISNSSNDGFGGLMSFASNLYKNHGTSFSLSNLALPNKAAREKSTPFPSLKGARAPRALVDQKSSVIKHSPTVKRESPSPQGRVNNTSENQQFLKEVVQSVLDGQGVGWLNMKKVRRLLENEQLRVFVLSKLNRAVQSEEDARQEIIRDVEVSRKVYKGMLDILKCTVSSLEHSYTNAGLGGMASVFSLLEIARTHYQTKGSEGAKQQRPQVTDAEEKKSQISADSGLSVTSGSQKSDTESVTSSEPPILTRSTSQDSEASTISNSSGETLGADSDLSSTAGDGLGGRTAPHLTQSRGTLSDSEIETNPATSAVFGKTHTLKPGAKDHLPAMAKGPPPQPMEDISMRIYLCEGLLGRDKSSVWDQLEDAAMETFSLSKERSTLWDQVQFWEDAYLDAVMLEREGMGMDQGPQEMIERYLSLGDHDRKRLEDDEDRLLATLLYNMIAYMLMMKVSKNDIRKKVRRLMGKSHIGLTYSQEINELLDKLAQMNGRELSIRPSGSRHIKKQTFVVHAGTDTTGDIFFMEVCDDCIVLRSNIGTVYERWWYEKLINMTYCPKTKVLCLWRRNGQETQLNKFYTKKCRELYYCVKDSMERAAARQQSIKPGPELGGEFPVQDMKTGEGGLLQVTLEGINLKFMHSQVFIELSHIKKCNTVKGVFVLEEFVPETKEVVIHKYKTPMAHQICYSVLCLFSYVAAVKGKEAEGKPKILSPRPLPS, from the exons atggagaaaaagaaaatgtgccCTCGCCTTCTCGACTACTTGGTGGTGGTCGGAGCAAG GCAACCAAGTAGTGATAGTGTGGCTCAGACCCCACAGCTCCTCCGCCGCTACCCACTGGAAGACCACCACGACTTTCCACTCCCACCAGACGTGGTGTTCTTCTGCCAACCAGAGGGCTGCCTGAGCATACGCCAGCGTAGGGTCAGCCTGCGTGACGACTCCTCATTTGTTTTCACTCTGACCGACAAGGACTCAGGAATCACTCGCTATGGAATCTGCGTCAACTTCTACCGCTCTTTTCAGCGAGGGCATCACCGTACCCGCGGGGACAAGAgcagtcacacagagacagcagcacAAGGGGCGGAAACCACGAGCGAGGGGCTCGACGGCAGCGGCGGAGGCCCGGCTTCCACGTTAGCGCCGCCTAACAACGCCGAGTCAGCGCCCCAGCCTGCCTCTGGAGAAGAAACCGGACAACCGGGTGCCGAGCCGAACGCCGGAAAATCCCCGCAGCACAGACGAAGCGCGGCTAAGATGGCAGCCAGGAACCGCAACAGCACGCTGACCTCGCTGTGCATACTCAGCCACTACCCCTTCTTCTCCACCTTTAGGGAATGCCTATATATTCTCAAGAGGCTGGTGGACTGCTGCAGTCAGAGGCTAACACAGCGTGCCGGGCTCCCCCGCGCCACCCAGAG GGACACCATGTGGCGAGTGTTCACCGGGGCGCTGTCGGTGGAAGAGAAAGGCAGCCAGCTGCTGGCAGACCTGCGGGAGATTGAATCCTGGGTGTACCGGTTGCTGCGTTCACCTGTGCCAGTGGCGGGTCAGAGGCGCGTGGATGTGGAAATGCTTCCCCACGAACTCAAACGGCCTCTCACCTTTGCACTGCCTGACAACTCCCGCTTCTCCATGGTCGACTTCCCCCTCCACCTGCCCTTAGAGCTGCTGGGTGTGGACGCCTGTCTGCAGGTTCTCAGCTGTGTCCTGCTAGAGCACAAG gTTATTCTTCAATCCAGAGATTACAACGCTTTGTCTATGAGTGTAATGGCCTTTGTGGCCATGATCTACCCTCTGGAGTACATGTTCCCCGTCATCCCCTTACTGCCGACATGCATGGCCTCAGCTGAACAG CTCCTTCTTGCCCCCACTCCCTACATTATAGGTGTGCCAGCTAGCTTCTTCCTCTACAAATCTGATTTCAAAATGCCAGATGATCTGTGGCTTGTGGACCTTGACAGCAGCAAG gTTATAGCACCCACCAATGCAGAGATTCTACCACCTCTTCCAGAGCCTGAAGCCGGCGAGCTTAAGAAACATCTGAAGCAG GCCTTGGCCAGTATGAGTTTGAACACCCAACCCATTCTGAACCTGGAGAAGTTCCAGGAAGGTCAGGAGATACCCCTGCTCCCACCTGGACGAGATAAAGCTTCACCATCCTCCACGGAGTTCAACCCCCTGATTTATGGCAACGATGTTGATTCTGTGGATGTAGCCACCAG GGTTGCCATGGTACGGTTCTTCAACTCCCCGAATGTTCTCCAGGGGTTCCAGATGCACACTCGGACCTTACGTCTCTTCCCCCGCCCTGTGGTGGCTTTTCAGTCGTCGTCTTTTCTTGCATCTCGGCCACGGCGTTCTTGCTTTGCAGATAAACTGTCTCACACCCAGGCAGTGGAGTTCTATGGAGAGTGGGCTTTGAATCCCACCAATCTCGCCTTTCAGAGGATACATAACA ATGTGTTTGACCCCTCCTTAATTGGTGACAAACCCAAGTGGTATGCTCACCAGCTACAGCCAGTGGTCTACCGGGTGTACGATGGAAGCTCCCAGCTGGTTGAGGCTATGGCTGGTCCTTTAGAGGACGAGGGCAACGAATCTGACCCCACAGACAG TGGAAGTGACAGTGAGGCATACGATGACTCCAGCTCTTCCTACTCCTCACTTGGAGACCTTGTGAGTGAGATGATCCAAGGAGACATCCAGGGAGACACGCCGA GCTTAGAACCACATACCCATGCTGCACTTGGAGATGCAAGTGAGGTCGAGTTTCAAGATTTCCAGGACATCAGGGAAGGCCAGAGCTCAGAGGGTCCACCCAGTGGGGACGGACCTGCCGAACCTTCTGATGGACAACCCCTTCGCTCAAGCTCCAGCACAACTGCAAGCTCAAGTCCCAGCACAATCATCCAGGGGGTCAACCAT GAGCAAGGGGAAGCACCTGAAATGGAGGCATTACCAAGTGCCGCCTTACAGAATCCTGTCCCAGGACTGGGCAGCCAGCCGTTCCTCAGAGCTCCAGCTGATGCTGGCCTGGTGGACCCAgccaacaaaaaacaagagtATGACAACCCATACTTTGAGCCTCAGTATGGCTTCCCCTCTGAGGATGACCCTGATGCGGAAGAGCAAGTGGAGTCATACACCCCTCGATTCAACCAGAACCTCAATGGCAACAA GGCACAGCGTCCTTTACGTCCCAGTAGTCTGAGGCTCCCCGGTGAGTCTGACGGGGAGGGAGATTCCCGCAACAGCTCGCCAAACTCCACTATTTCCAACAGCAGCAATGATGGATTTGGAGGACTCATGTCCTTTGCTA GCAACCTTTACAAGAACCATGGCACCAGTTTCAGCCTGTCCAATCTCGCTCTTCCCAACAAAGCAGCGAGGGAGAAATCAACGCCTTTCCCGAGTTTAAAAG GCGCACGTGCACCTCGGGCACTCGTGGATCAGAAGTCTTCTGTAATCAAGCACAGTCCAACAGTGAAGAGAGAGTCGCCCTCTCCTCAGGGTCGCGTCAACAACACAAG CGAGAACCAGCAGTTCTTAAAGGAAGTGGTGCAGAGTGTCCTGGACGGACAGGGAGTCGGCTGGCTCAACATGAAGAAAGTGCGCCGCCTGCTGGAGAACGAGCAGCTTCGTGTCTTTGTGCTCAGCAAGCTGAACAGAGCCGTGCAGTCGGAGGAAGACGCCAGACAGGAGATCATACGTGATGTG GAGGTGAGCCGAAAGGTGTACAAAGGCATGCTGGACATCTTGAAGTGCACAGTTTCCAGTCTGGAGCACTCCTACACTAATGCAGGCCTTGGAGGAATGGCTAGTGTATTCAGCTTATTGGAGATTGCACGCACACATTATCAAACCAAAG GGTCTGAAGGAGCGAAGCAGCAGCGCCCCCAGGTGACTgatgcagaggagaagaaatCACAGATTAGTGCTGATAGCGGTCTCAGCGTCACATCTGGATCTCAG AAGAGCGACACAGAGTCTGTAACGAGCTCAGAGCCTCCGATCCTGACGAGAAGCACCAGCCAGGACTCAGAGGCTAGCACA ataAGCAATAGCTCTGGAGAGACTCTGGGAGCTGACAGTGACCTGAGCAGCACAGCAGGAGACGGCCTTGGTGGGAGAACTGCTCCTCATTTAACTCAGTCCAGAGGGACGCTTTCTGACAGCGAGATTGAAACCAACCCGGCCACCAGTGCAGTGTTT GGAAAGACCCACACACTGAAACCAGGTGCAAAAGATCATTTACCTGCTATGGCAAAGGGACCGCCCCCCCAACCCATGGAGGACATCAGTATGAGGATCTACCTGTGTGAAGGCCTGCTGG GCCGCGATAAGAGCTCCGTTTGGGATCAACTAGAAGATGCTGCCATGGAAACCTTTTCTCTAA GTAAGGAGCGCTCCACACTGTGGGACCAGGTGCAGTTCTGGGAGGATGCCTATTTAGATGCCGTCATGTTGGAGCGTGAGGGGATGGGGATGGACCAGGGACCTCAGGAGATGATCGAAAG ATACCTGTCACTGGGAGACCACGACCGCAAGCGTCTGGAGGATGATGAGGACAGACTTCTGGCTACCCTGCTGTACAATATGATAGCATACATGCTAATGATGAAA gTGAGTAAAAATGACATCCGGAAGAAAGTGAGGCGTTTGATGGGGAAGTCCCACATCGGCCTCACATACAGCCAAGAGATCAATGAGTTGCTGGACAAACTGGCCCAAATG AACGGCCGCGAGCTGTCCATCAGGCCCAGCGGAAGCCGTCACATCAAGAAGCAAACATTTGTCGTTCACGCCGGCACCGACACCACAGGAGACATCTTTTTCATGGAG GTGTGCGACGACTGCATAGTCCTGCGCAGCAACATCGGCACGGTTTACGAGCGCTGGTGGTACGAGAAGCTCATCAACATGACTTACTGCCCCAAGACCAAGGTGCTGTGCCTCTGGAGACGCAACGGCCAAGAGACACAGCTCAACAAGTTTTATACCAAAAAG TGTCGTGAACTCTACTACTGTGTTAAAGACAGTATGGAAAGAGCTGCAGCAAGACAGCAAAGCATTAAACCAG GTCCTGAGCTGGGCGGAGAGTTCCCCGTCCAGGACATGAAAACTGGTGAAGGGGGACTGCTGCAGGTCACGCTGGAAGGAATCAACCTGAAATTCATGCACAGCCAG